One genomic window of Caminibacter pacificus includes the following:
- a CDS encoding homoserine dehydrogenase: MVKVGIVGVGTVGVSVVKNLEKNREIIKSRAGKEIKVIKGVVRDPSKKRDVNIELVTDYKEVTRDPQIDIVVELMGGVDKAYEVVKDALNHGKAVVTANKALLAYHRFELQKIANTPFEYEASVAGGIPVIKALRDGLSANHIEEIKGIINGTCNYILTEMKKGRDYEEVLKEAQEKGYAEADPTFDVGGFDAAHKLLILASIAYNIDAKPEEILIEGIENINLTDIEFAKEFGYEIKLLGIAKKIGNEIELRVHPTLIKKEEMIAKVDGVMNAVSVIGDVVGETMYYGPGAGGDATASAVISDIIEIARGCIKPMLGFKIPLELDNVTLKPIDEIESKYYLRVAVNDEVGVLEKIAHILAKNNISIESFLQKPRNGYVKLLFSTHKCKEKEIKKAIKEIQELSFVLKPINYIRIEE; the protein is encoded by the coding sequence ATGGTTAAGGTCGGAATAGTCGGAGTCGGAACTGTTGGTGTTAGTGTTGTAAAAAACCTTGAAAAAAACAGAGAAATAATAAAATCAAGAGCAGGAAAAGAGATAAAAGTAATAAAAGGCGTTGTTAGAGACCCGAGCAAAAAAAGAGATGTTAATATTGAACTCGTAACGGATTATAAAGAAGTGACAAGAGACCCTCAAATTGATATAGTAGTGGAATTAATGGGCGGTGTGGATAAAGCGTATGAAGTGGTAAAAGACGCACTAAACCACGGAAAAGCTGTAGTTACCGCAAATAAAGCACTTTTGGCTTATCATAGATTCGAGCTACAAAAAATAGCAAACACGCCTTTTGAATACGAAGCGAGTGTCGCCGGAGGAATACCTGTAATTAAAGCATTAAGAGACGGATTAAGCGCAAATCATATTGAAGAGATTAAAGGTATTATTAACGGGACATGTAATTATATTTTGACAGAAATGAAAAAAGGCAGAGACTACGAAGAAGTTTTAAAAGAAGCTCAAGAAAAAGGTTACGCAGAAGCGGACCCGACTTTTGACGTGGGCGGGTTTGATGCGGCTCATAAACTTTTGATATTAGCAAGTATCGCTTATAATATCGATGCTAAACCTGAAGAAATTTTAATTGAAGGTATCGAAAATATAAATTTAACTGATATAGAATTCGCAAAAGAGTTCGGATATGAAATTAAACTATTAGGTATCGCTAAAAAAATAGGAAACGAAATTGAGCTGAGAGTCCACCCTACTTTAATCAAAAAAGAAGAGATGATAGCGAAAGTCGACGGTGTTATGAATGCCGTAAGTGTAATCGGAGATGTGGTTGGTGAAACGATGTATTATGGTCCCGGAGCCGGAGGAGATGCAACGGCAAGCGCCGTTATAAGTGATATTATAGAAATAGCAAGAGGCTGTATCAAACCGATGCTCGGATTTAAAATACCTCTTGAACTTGATAATGTTACATTAAAACCTATAGATGAAATAGAAAGCAAATATTATTTAAGAGTAGCCGTTAACGATGAAGTGGGCGTACTTGAAAAAATAGCTCATATTTTAGCTAAAAACAACATCTCAATAGAAAGTTTTCTACAGAAACCGAGAAACGGATATGTTAAACTTCTATTTTCAACTCATAAATGTAAAGAAAAAGAGATAAAAAAAGCTATTAAAGAGATTCAAGAACTAAGCTTCGTATTAAAACCAATCAACTACATAAGAATAGAAGAGTGA
- a CDS encoding Crp/Fnr family transcriptional regulator, giving the protein MIEKLKKISLFFNIEDKILEEISSFSHLKKYNPDEIIFYEGEKDKYFYGIVTGSVLMYDIDLKGNIIPKNQFGCGDIFGLISQIQNREYCLSAKSESDSEIIRIDYTKFQKFISNPPFSDRIIKMLSNQILQEMEFNKLQKYDATKRLVYALLNFPKKFIRKKKYLLAKELNMSPETLSRILSKLRNEEIICYCEKSIKVIDEEKLKNLLN; this is encoded by the coding sequence GTGATAGAAAAACTAAAAAAAATATCTCTATTTTTCAATATCGAAGACAAAATTTTAGAGGAAATTTCCTCTTTTTCACACCTTAAAAAATACAATCCTGATGAGATTATCTTTTATGAGGGTGAAAAAGATAAATATTTTTACGGAATAGTTACCGGTAGTGTTTTAATGTATGATATCGACCTAAAAGGCAATATCATTCCTAAAAATCAATTCGGATGCGGTGATATTTTCGGTCTTATATCTCAAATACAAAATAGAGAATATTGTCTTAGCGCAAAAAGCGAAAGTGATAGCGAGATTATTCGAATAGATTATACTAAATTTCAAAAATTTATCTCAAACCCTCCGTTTAGCGACAGAATAATCAAAATGCTTAGCAACCAAATCTTACAAGAGATGGAATTTAACAAACTCCAAAAATACGACGCTACAAAAAGACTCGTATATGCTTTACTAAACTTTCCTAAAAAATTCATAAGAAAGAAAAAATATCTTTTAGCAAAAGAGCTTAATATGTCTCCGGAAACATTAAGCAGAATTTTAAGTAAATTAAGAAACGAAGAAATTATTTGCTACTGTGAAAAATCTATAAAAGTAATTGATGAAGAAAAACTAAAGAATTTACTAAATTAA